CGGACCGACGGCGGGCACGCGACTGACGACGGCCACGCCACCGACGGCGGGCACGACCACCACGGCGGCGGCCCGTTCGAGCGCCGCGCGCCGAACGGCGCCGAGGGCTCGTGGTTCGTCGTCGGTCCGATTCTGTTCGCGGCCGCCGGGTCGCTCGTACTCGGCGTCGTGCCGGACGCCGCGGTGTTCCTGCGAATCGTGCGCGAAGTCGTCGCGAACGCCGCGATGATGGGGGTGGTGGCGTGATGGACGGCGTCGTCCCGCCGTTCGTCCCCGTCCTGCTCGCGGCCGCCCTGCTGCCGTTCCTCGGCCGGAAGGCCGGGCACGCGCTCGGCGTGCTCGCGACGGCAGCCGTCGTGCCGTACGTCTGGCTCGTCGACGAGGGCGTCTACCTCCAGACGAAGCTGTTCGGGTTCGACGCCGTGCTGTTCAACGTCGACTCGTTCTCGGTGCTGATGGGGCTCATCTTCGGGTTCATCGGCGCCGTCGGCGTGCTGTACTCGTACGCCAGCGACGCCGAGAACGTCCAGACGGCGTTCGCGCTCGGCTACGTCGGCACCAGCCTCGGCGCCGTCTTCGCCGGCGACTGGCTGTCGCTCATCTTCTTCTGGGAGCTGATGGCCGTCACCAGCACGCTGCTCGTCTGGCACTACGGCGGCCGCGCCGTCCGCGCGGGCTTCCGGTACGCGGTCCTGCACGGCATCGGCGGCACGCTCCTGTTGGGCGCGGTCATCTGGCACTTCGTCGAGACGGGGACGTTCCTGTTCGGCTCGGTGCCCGGCGGCCCCGAGACCGCGGGCCTCGCGGGCTCCGTCGCGCCGATTCTCGCCGGCATCGGCATCGGCGTCAACGTCGGGTTCATCGGCCTGCACGCGTGGCTCCCCGACACCTACCCGCGGCCGCACGTCGCCGCCAGCGTCTTCCTCTGCGTGTTCACCACGAAGACCGGCGTCTACGGCATGTACCGCGCGTTCCCCGACGGCAGCGTCGCAGTCGCGTACATGGGCGGTCTGATGGCCGTGTTCGGCGCGACGATGGCGCTGTTCCAGAACGACATGCGCCGCCTGCTCTCCTACCACATCCAGTCGCAGGTCGGCTACATGGTCGCGGGCGTCGGCATCGGCGGCGCGCTCGCGCAAGCCGGCGCGTTCGCCCACGTCTTCAACCACATCCTCTACAAGGGCCTGCTGTTCATGGCCGCCGGCGTCGTCGTCTACCGGACCGGCGAGGAGAGCCTGAAGAAACTCGGCGGCCTCGCGTCCGAGATGCCGCTGACGGCGGGCGCGTTCTCCGTCGCGGCGCTCTCGATTGCGGGCTTCCCGGGCTTCAACGGGTTCGTGAGCAAGGGCATCGTCATCTCCGCGAGCCACTACGCCTTCGAGAAGGGGCCGGTCGTCGTCGGCGACTTCTACACGCTCGAATTGCTGTTGCTCATCGGGGGCGTCGGGACGTTCATGTCCTTCATCAAGTTCGGCTACTACGCGTTCTTCCACGGCACCTACGACGGCTCCGTGAAGGACGCGAACCGCGGGCAGTCCGTCGCGATGGTCGCCGTCGCCGCGCTCTGCGTGTTCTACGGCGTCTTCGACACCGCGCTGTTCGCGCTCCTGCCGTTCGACGTGACCTCGAAGTCGGTCGTCGCCCACGCCTACCACACGTACACCGTGCCACACGTCGTCGAGGGCGTCGCGCTGGCGGTCCTCGGCCTCGTCGGCTTCGCGCTCGTGAAGAAGCCGCTTTCGGGGCTCGGTCGCGTGCCGGACGTGGACAACGCGTACAACCCGCTGTCGTTCTACGCGACCCGCTACCTCGTGGTCGCCGTCACTGAACTGTACGCCGCGGTCGACCGCGTCGTCGTCGCCGCCGCGAAGTCCGCGGCCGGCGTCGTGCGGTCGCCGGCTGCCACGGCGGGCAGCGTCGTCGGTCGCGACCGCGTGTCGCTTCGCGCCGACACCAGCGCGAGCATCCTGCTCGTCGTCGTGATGCTCACCGTCGCGCTCGCCGTCACCGTCCTCTGACCGGCGGCGCTCGTGGTTCTCGGCGCGCGTCTCGTTCCGTCACCTTTTATTCGCGGCGCAAGTACATCCAGCATGGATCGGCTCAAGCAGTCGCTGCTCGACGCCCCCATCATCGAGAAGGACGGCTACCACTACTTCGTC
The nucleotide sequence above comes from Halobacterium litoreum. Encoded proteins:
- a CDS encoding Na(+)/H(+) antiporter subunit D, with the translated sequence MDGVVPPFVPVLLAAALLPFLGRKAGHALGVLATAAVVPYVWLVDEGVYLQTKLFGFDAVLFNVDSFSVLMGLIFGFIGAVGVLYSYASDAENVQTAFALGYVGTSLGAVFAGDWLSLIFFWELMAVTSTLLVWHYGGRAVRAGFRYAVLHGIGGTLLLGAVIWHFVETGTFLFGSVPGGPETAGLAGSVAPILAGIGIGVNVGFIGLHAWLPDTYPRPHVAASVFLCVFTTKTGVYGMYRAFPDGSVAVAYMGGLMAVFGATMALFQNDMRRLLSYHIQSQVGYMVAGVGIGGALAQAGAFAHVFNHILYKGLLFMAAGVVVYRTGEESLKKLGGLASEMPLTAGAFSVAALSIAGFPGFNGFVSKGIVISASHYAFEKGPVVVGDFYTLELLLLIGGVGTFMSFIKFGYYAFFHGTYDGSVKDANRGQSVAMVAVAALCVFYGVFDTALFALLPFDVTSKSVVAHAYHTYTVPHVVEGVALAVLGLVGFALVKKPLSGLGRVPDVDNAYNPLSFYATRYLVVAVTELYAAVDRVVVAAAKSAAGVVRSPAATAGSVVGRDRVSLRADTSASILLVVVMLTVALAVTVL